A stretch of the Pelodiscus sinensis isolate JC-2024 chromosome 8, ASM4963464v1, whole genome shotgun sequence genome encodes the following:
- the C8H10orf53 gene encoding UPF0728 protein C10orf53 homolog: protein MPPRALVTLRYGPYRSCGVLGHRTSRLQGLQAVLQADGHQLILEKIPDWNTVELIVNGESVFQCNINDLDFGGDGKLDPLCEEARIAVLNGY from the exons ATGCCCCCGCGCGCCCTGGTGACGCTGCGCTACGGCCCCTACCGGAGCTGCGGGGTGTTGGGGCACCGGACCTCCCGCCTGCAGGGCCTGCAAG CTGTGTTGCAAGCAGATGGACACCAACTTATTCTAGAAAAGATACCAGATTGGAATACTGTAGAACTCATAGTGAATGGAGAGTCTGTTTTCCAGTGTAACATTAATGACCTGGACTTTG GAGGTGATGGCAAATTGGATCCACTATGTGAAGAAGCCAGAATAGCAGTACTAAATGGTTACTGA